The following proteins are encoded in a genomic region of alpha proteobacterium U9-1i:
- a CDS encoding GAF domain-containing proteins produces MAEARVELPAGKAERYAALRAEIAAVIAGETSLTARYATASSLLTQAFPETYFWCGFYLVDPLKPRELVVGPYQGTLGCLRIPFGKGVCGAAAEKRETIVVPDVHAFPGHIACDSRSNSEIVVPVFDRAGALAGVLDVDSTALNSFDDTDARGLEAICADLLTIA; encoded by the coding sequence ATGGCCGAAGCCCGCGTTGAGTTGCCCGCCGGCAAGGCTGAGCGTTACGCGGCCCTGCGCGCGGAAATCGCCGCCGTCATCGCCGGCGAGACCAGCCTCACCGCCCGCTACGCCACCGCATCGTCGCTGCTGACGCAAGCGTTTCCCGAAACCTATTTCTGGTGCGGCTTCTATCTGGTCGATCCGCTCAAGCCGCGCGAACTTGTCGTCGGCCCCTACCAAGGCACGCTCGGCTGCTTGCGGATTCCGTTTGGCAAAGGCGTCTGCGGCGCGGCGGCGGAGAAGCGCGAAACCATCGTCGTCCCCGATGTCCACGCTTTCCCCGGTCACATCGCCTGCGACAGCCGCTCTAACTCGGAAATCGTCGTGCCCGTGTTTGATCGTGCCGGCGCACTCGCGGGCGTGCTCGACGTGGACTCCACCGCGCTCAACAGCTTTGACGACACCGACGCGCGCGGTCTTGAAGCCATTTGCGCGGACTTGCTCACCATCGCTTGA
- a CDS encoding dipeptidyl anminopeptidase has translation MARATTALWLAAALAACGPRASAPTAAPAPPPLIARADLFGEPVRQNAQLAPRGDRVAFLAPRDGVTNLFVMPVDSSGEPQPVTDDRGRGIRTYWWAHDNATLLYLQDDNGDENWRLYAVPAAGGEARPLTPAGARAEVLGVSAADPVGVVISLNARDAQWPDVFRVDITSGARTLMQRNSNSAAARGFSSFSVDLANRLRLGTKNLPDGSVDILARPAQGGAWTSLFTIPFEDAMGSRVLGFEADGRTFLMLDSTGRDRAALVRVDAQSGVKTVLGESARADVADAWLDPQTNAPEAFAADYLRRDWRALDPDAQADLDFLDAQLNGDFHVVSRSVDDARWIVVEEGPAIASRSYLYDRSDRANRRMSLLFRSRPALDQVALQPMTPVEIEARDGLTLVSYLTLPIGSDENGDARPDAPVPLVLLPHDGPWARDTYGYNALHQWLANRGYAVLSVNFRGSSGFGKAFLNAGNREWGAKIQEDLIDAAQWAVQSGVAQAERVGVFGAGFGGYAALAGLAFAPDQFQCGVSLAGASNLTSMFEALPAFTTPMRDQLYLRVGDARTADGRQVLRERSPAARVNQMRQPLLLAAGARDPRGSRADADALATTLRARRAPLTFVVFPDEGRELVRPQNRLSFLAIAEHFLSQCLGGRTEPVGAAFEGARLEAFDGAANVPGLTAFARRTPTPAASENAPGESPAVAPVETDGSGGPELVTSPPADATGSTPP, from the coding sequence TTGGCCAGGGCCACGACCGCCCTGTGGCTGGCAGCGGCGCTCGCCGCCTGCGGCCCGCGTGCGTCTGCGCCGACGGCCGCCCCAGCGCCGCCACCCCTCATCGCCCGCGCTGATTTGTTCGGCGAACCGGTTCGGCAAAACGCCCAGCTCGCGCCGCGCGGCGATCGCGTTGCGTTCCTCGCGCCGCGCGACGGGGTGACCAACCTGTTCGTCATGCCGGTGGATTCATCTGGCGAGCCGCAACCAGTCACGGACGATCGCGGCCGCGGCATTCGCACCTATTGGTGGGCGCACGACAACGCGACGCTGCTCTATCTGCAAGACGACAATGGCGACGAGAATTGGCGCCTCTATGCCGTTCCCGCCGCGGGCGGCGAAGCGCGACCGCTGACGCCAGCTGGCGCGCGCGCCGAAGTGCTGGGCGTGAGTGCTGCCGATCCGGTTGGCGTTGTCATCAGCTTGAACGCGCGCGACGCGCAATGGCCTGACGTGTTCCGCGTCGATATCACGTCAGGCGCGCGCACGTTGATGCAGCGGAACTCCAACAGCGCCGCGGCGCGGGGGTTTTCGAGCTTCTCGGTTGATCTCGCCAATCGTTTGCGGCTGGGCACGAAGAACTTACCTGATGGCAGCGTCGACATTCTCGCGCGGCCCGCGCAGGGCGGGGCGTGGACGAGCTTGTTCACGATCCCCTTCGAGGACGCGATGGGGTCGCGTGTGCTCGGGTTCGAGGCGGACGGGCGTACGTTCCTGATGCTCGATTCAACCGGACGCGATCGTGCGGCTTTGGTGCGCGTTGACGCGCAATCCGGTGTAAAGACCGTGCTGGGTGAAAGCGCGCGGGCCGACGTCGCCGATGCGTGGCTCGATCCGCAAACAAATGCGCCGGAAGCGTTCGCCGCTGATTATCTGCGGCGTGACTGGCGTGCGCTTGATCCCGATGCGCAGGCCGATCTCGATTTTCTCGATGCGCAGCTGAATGGCGATTTCCACGTCGTGTCGCGTAGCGTTGACGATGCGCGCTGGATTGTCGTTGAGGAGGGGCCGGCGATTGCGTCGCGCTCCTATCTTTATGACCGTAGCGATCGCGCCAATCGTCGGATGTCGTTGTTGTTCCGCAGCCGCCCAGCGTTGGACCAGGTGGCGTTGCAGCCGATGACGCCGGTCGAGATCGAAGCGCGCGACGGGCTCACCTTGGTGTCCTATCTGACGCTGCCGATCGGTTCGGACGAGAACGGCGATGCGCGCCCAGACGCGCCGGTGCCTCTGGTGCTGCTGCCGCACGACGGGCCGTGGGCGCGCGACACGTACGGCTACAACGCTTTGCACCAATGGCTGGCCAATCGCGGGTATGCGGTGCTGAGCGTCAATTTTCGCGGCTCCAGCGGCTTTGGCAAAGCGTTCCTCAACGCGGGCAACCGCGAATGGGGCGCGAAGATCCAGGAAGATTTGATCGACGCGGCGCAATGGGCGGTGCAGAGCGGCGTGGCGCAAGCTGAGCGCGTTGGCGTATTTGGCGCGGGTTTTGGCGGTTATGCGGCGTTGGCGGGCCTCGCGTTCGCGCCGGATCAGTTCCAGTGCGGCGTGAGTTTGGCCGGCGCGTCCAATTTGACGTCGATGTTTGAGGCGCTGCCAGCGTTCACGACGCCGATGCGTGACCAGCTTTATCTGCGCGTGGGCGATGCGCGCACGGCGGATGGGCGCCAGGTTTTGCGCGAACGCTCGCCGGCGGCGCGCGTCAACCAGATGCGCCAACCTTTGTTGCTTGCCGCGGGCGCGCGCGATCCGCGCGGATCGCGCGCGGACGCGGACGCTTTGGCGACAACGCTTCGCGCGCGCCGCGCGCCGTTGACGTTCGTGGTGTTCCCGGATGAAGGCCGCGAGCTTGTTCGGCCGCAGAACCGGCTCTCGTTTCTGGCAATCGCCGAGCATTTCCTAAGCCAGTGCTTGGGTGGGCGCACGGAGCCTGTCGGCGCCGCGTTCGAGGGCGCGCGTTTGGAGGCGTTTGATGGCGCGGCTAACGTGCCGGGCCTCACCGCGTTTGCACGTCGTACACCGACACCTGCCGCTTCAGAAAACGCGCCAGGTGAATCGCCCGCGGTTGCGCCGGTAGAGACGGATGGTTCGGGCGGACCAGAGCTTGTGACCTCGCCACCGGCTGACGCAACGGGTTCGACGCCGCCCTGA
- a CDS encoding glucosamine-1-phosphate N-acetyltransferase: MNAGHAYIDISAFVARWRTSALYQPDLAPWLLTTDADARIRAAMSTLDSSYQIKDGVAVHETAEIETGAIVKAPVILGPRTFVAANAYLRGGVFLDEGCIVGPACEVKTSFLFAGAKIAHLSFVGDSILGAGVNIEAGAIVANYRNELDDKAIRIVYAGATIETGVDRFGALFGDGTKIGANSVIAPGALLAPNTRIPRLTRVDQHPDAR; this comes from the coding sequence GTGAACGCGGGCCACGCCTACATCGACATCTCCGCGTTTGTCGCCCGCTGGCGCACATCAGCGCTTTACCAACCTGATCTAGCGCCATGGCTGCTCACGACTGACGCTGACGCACGCATCCGCGCGGCAATGTCGACCTTGGATTCTTCGTACCAGATCAAGGATGGCGTCGCCGTCCATGAAACAGCCGAGATCGAGACCGGCGCGATCGTGAAAGCGCCCGTCATCCTTGGCCCACGCACTTTCGTCGCGGCAAACGCCTACCTGCGTGGCGGCGTGTTTCTCGATGAAGGCTGCATCGTCGGGCCTGCGTGCGAAGTGAAGACGAGCTTCCTGTTCGCCGGCGCGAAGATCGCGCACCTGAGCTTCGTCGGCGACTCGATCCTCGGCGCCGGCGTGAACATCGAAGCTGGCGCTATCGTCGCGAACTACCGCAATGAGCTGGACGACAAAGCCATCCGCATCGTCTACGCTGGGGCGACGATCGAAACAGGCGTCGATAGATTCGGCGCGCTGTTTGGCGACGGCACAAAAATCGGCGCCAACAGCGTCATCGCGCCAGGCGCACTGCTCGCACCCAACACTCGCATCCCCCGCCTTACCCGCGTCGATCAGCATCCAGACGCGCGCTGA
- a CDS encoding carbamoyl-phosphate synthase small chain, producing MLADGTVFMGQGFGAVGNAEGEVCFNTSMTGYQEILTDPSYAAQIVAFTFPHIGNVGANSEDMEGSSPAANAAARGAIFRAIPTPPSNWRAEDTLDAWLKKRNVIALAGIDTRALTKRIREQGMPNGVIAHAPDGKFDLDALRAKAKAWAGLDGLDLAKDVTTAQTYVVNEGRWTWPNGVEEITNPKFHVVLFDYGVKRNIIRALGDVGAKVTVLPASATAEDALAHKPDGVLLSNGPGDPAATGKYAAPQIKKIVDSGTPVMGVCLGHQMLALALGAKTLKMSQGHHGGNHPVQDKSTGKVEIVSMNHGFAVDRDTLPKGVKETHVSLFDGSNCGIELEGKPVFSVQYHPEASPGPQDSHYLFERFAEAMAKKKGAA from the coding sequence GTGCTCGCCGACGGGACGGTATTCATGGGCCAGGGCTTCGGCGCGGTCGGAAACGCCGAGGGCGAGGTCTGCTTCAACACCTCGATGACCGGCTACCAGGAGATCCTGACGGACCCCTCCTACGCCGCCCAGATCGTCGCCTTCACCTTCCCGCACATCGGCAATGTCGGCGCCAATAGCGAAGACATGGAAGGCTCGTCGCCCGCCGCCAACGCCGCCGCGCGCGGCGCGATCTTCCGCGCAATTCCGACGCCACCGTCGAACTGGCGCGCGGAAGATACGCTCGACGCGTGGCTGAAGAAGCGCAACGTCATCGCGCTCGCCGGCATCGACACGCGCGCGCTCACCAAGCGCATCCGCGAGCAAGGCATGCCGAACGGCGTGATTGCGCACGCGCCCGACGGCAAATTCGATCTCGACGCGCTGAGGGCGAAAGCCAAAGCGTGGGCTGGCCTCGACGGCCTCGATCTCGCGAAGGATGTGACGACAGCGCAGACCTACGTCGTCAACGAAGGCCGCTGGACTTGGCCGAACGGCGTTGAAGAGATCACCAATCCGAAATTCCACGTCGTGCTGTTCGATTATGGCGTGAAGCGCAACATCATCCGCGCGCTCGGCGATGTCGGCGCGAAAGTCACCGTGCTGCCCGCATCAGCCACGGCCGAAGACGCGCTCGCGCACAAGCCGGATGGCGTGCTGCTCTCGAACGGCCCCGGCGATCCGGCCGCGACCGGCAAATACGCCGCGCCGCAGATCAAGAAGATCGTCGACAGCGGCACGCCAGTGATGGGCGTGTGCCTCGGCCACCAAATGCTCGCGCTCGCGCTCGGCGCCAAGACGCTGAAGATGAGCCAAGGCCATCACGGCGGAAACCATCCGGTGCAAGACAAATCCACCGGCAAGGTCGAGATCGTGTCGATGAACCACGGCTTCGCCGTCGATCGCGACACGCTGCCGAAAGGCGTGAAGGAAACCCACGTCTCGCTGTTTGATGGCTCCAATTGCGGCATCGAACTCGAAGGCAAGCCGGTGTTCTCGGTGCAATACCACCCCGAAGCCAGCCCCGGCCCGCAAGACAGCCACTATCTGTTCGAACGCTTCGCCGAGGCGATGGCGAAGAAGAAGGGCGCTGCGTGA
- a CDS encoding pyridoxamine 5'-phosphate oxidase: MAPPITQRSDQTISNLNALCALAKPDPLITSCWWSAPISAAAINTKSRFRETRDIRRFHVAHASAAAHVDGMNTYTPTPRTKPVRRAQRASYDKALVHAILDEALCGTLATIVDNEPFAQPMIHARDGDDIILHGSSANRMLSALEAGARACLSVSLIDGLLLGRTVPDHSFQYRSVSVHGTCRAITNASEKRARMRRVFDHIIAKRWETLPPVDEGYLGHVKVLILPLDECVAKINAGVPDDVPGDPAHAVWSGIVPLAVQAGVPRPAPGPQPQPPSEVARYTRT; the protein is encoded by the coding sequence TTGGCGCCACCCATCACGCAGCGAAGCGACCAAACGATCTCCAACCTCAATGCGCTTTGCGCGCTGGCCAAGCCCGATCCGCTCATCACGTCGTGCTGGTGGTCCGCGCCGATCTCCGCCGCGGCGATCAACACTAAATCACGCTTTAGAGAAACGCGGGACATTCGTCGCTTCCATGTGGCGCACGCCAGCGCGGCGGCACACGTTGACGGCATGAACACTTACACGCCCACACCGCGCACAAAACCCGTACGTCGGGCGCAGCGCGCCAGCTACGACAAAGCGCTGGTGCACGCCATCCTGGACGAAGCGCTTTGCGGCACGCTCGCCACCATCGTCGACAACGAACCGTTTGCGCAACCGATGATCCACGCGCGCGACGGCGACGACATCATCCTGCATGGCTCCAGCGCAAATCGAATGCTGAGCGCACTGGAGGCCGGTGCGCGCGCTTGTCTAAGCGTGTCGCTCATCGACGGCTTGTTGCTTGGCAGAACTGTGCCGGATCATTCGTTTCAGTATCGCTCTGTCAGCGTCCACGGAACCTGCCGCGCGATCACCAACGCCAGCGAAAAGCGAGCCCGCATGCGCCGCGTTTTTGATCACATCATTGCCAAACGCTGGGAGACATTGCCGCCGGTGGACGAAGGCTATCTCGGGCACGTGAAGGTGCTGATCCTGCCGCTCGATGAATGCGTGGCCAAAATAAATGCTGGCGTCCCCGACGATGTGCCGGGCGACCCGGCGCACGCGGTATGGTCGGGCATTGTCCCGCTCGCCGTTCAAGCCGGCGTCCCTCGCCCGGCGCCTGGTCCTCAGCCGCAACCGCCAAGCGAGGTCGCGCGTTATACGCGCACTTAG